Proteins encoded together in one Chitinophaga varians window:
- a CDS encoding carboxypeptidase-like regulatory domain-containing protein: MIRFLAYIGALFFFFFICQQHTSAQVRLSGMVADQETKTGLPFVSIVNKRTMTGTLSSESGRYYIEALPGDTLEFSMLSYAQRQIVTPGMSTTQDVYLQRRLFELQGVNVKGINHTKDSLAMRQEYGRYFNYKKPGAMDVLKTLPANPITALTYLVPSKTRKRKEQFREQLVYWEKEKYIDYRYSPELVAKMTKLQSPELDSFMHKYRPGYQFLNDASEYDLLLFIKQSFEDYQKAKANKQ, encoded by the coding sequence ATGATTCGTTTTTTAGCATATATCGGAGCACTGTTTTTCTTCTTTTTCATATGCCAACAGCATACATCTGCCCAGGTAAGATTGTCTGGTATGGTGGCTGACCAGGAGACCAAAACGGGATTGCCATTTGTTTCCATCGTTAACAAGAGAACGATGACGGGTACTCTCAGTAGTGAGAGTGGACGTTATTATATAGAGGCTTTGCCGGGCGATACCCTGGAGTTCTCCATGCTGAGCTATGCCCAGCGCCAGATCGTAACACCGGGAATGTCCACCACACAGGACGTTTATTTGCAGAGACGGCTGTTTGAGCTGCAGGGAGTGAACGTAAAAGGGATCAACCACACCAAGGACTCCCTGGCCATGCGGCAGGAATACGGCCGTTATTTCAATTACAAGAAGCCGGGGGCCATGGACGTGTTAAAAACGTTGCCAGCCAATCCGATTACAGCATTGACTTACCTCGTGCCCAGCAAAACACGCAAGCGGAAGGAACAGTTCCGTGAACAGTTGGTATACTGGGAGAAGGAAAAGTATATAGATTACCGTTACTCCCCTGAGCTGGTGGCAAAGATGACCAAGCTGCAGTCGCCGGAACTTGATTCTTTTATGCATAAATACCGTCCCGGCTATCAGTTTTTGAATGATGCTTCCGAATATGATCTGCTGTTGTTTATTAAGCAGTCGTTTGAAGACTATCAAAAAGCAAAAGCCAACAAACAATAG
- a CDS encoding ribose-phosphate diphosphokinase, with protein MPQKIIFATQHYQYLKDRILSMPDAPWENGELEIRDFPDGEHYHRIVSEISNKEVVLIGGTIDDKATLELYDLASGCIQLGAHSLTIVIPFFGYSTMERAVKYGEIVKAKTRAVLFSSLPNTSRGNRVMLIDLHVDGITWYFENDIRPVHLYAKDFVREAALELAGGQPFVLASTDAGRAKWVESLANDFHVQAAFVFKRRISGEETAITAISADVKDKIVIIYDDMIRTGGSLLHAAEAYRDAGARDIYVITTHGIFAGNGFQKIKDSGIIKGIVCTDTHPNALLIQDEFLQVKSVAQLIVNAINAKS; from the coding sequence ATGCCACAGAAGATCATTTTTGCGACACAGCACTATCAATATCTGAAAGACCGTATCCTGTCAATGCCAGATGCTCCCTGGGAAAACGGAGAACTCGAAATCCGCGATTTTCCGGACGGAGAACATTATCACCGCATCGTCAGCGAAATCAGCAACAAAGAGGTGGTCCTCATAGGCGGCACCATCGACGATAAGGCAACACTCGAATTGTACGACCTGGCCAGCGGCTGCATACAACTGGGCGCCCACTCCCTGACCATAGTCATCCCTTTCTTCGGATATTCTACCATGGAAAGGGCAGTCAAATATGGTGAAATCGTTAAAGCCAAAACAAGGGCCGTACTTTTCTCTTCCCTTCCCAATACCTCACGGGGCAACCGCGTCATGCTGATAGACCTGCATGTGGACGGTATCACCTGGTATTTTGAAAATGATATCCGCCCCGTTCATCTTTACGCGAAAGACTTTGTAAGGGAAGCCGCCCTGGAACTGGCTGGCGGCCAACCGTTTGTACTGGCCAGCACAGATGCCGGCAGGGCAAAATGGGTGGAGTCGCTGGCCAACGACTTTCACGTGCAGGCAGCATTTGTCTTCAAACGTCGTATATCCGGCGAAGAAACCGCTATCACTGCTATCAGCGCCGATGTGAAAGATAAAATTGTGATCATTTATGATGACATGATCCGCACCGGCGGCTCCCTGCTCCACGCCGCAGAAGCCTACCGCGATGCCGGCGCACGCGATATCTATGTCATTACCACACACGGCATCTTCGCAGGCAACGGATTCCAGAAAATCAAAGACAGTGGCATCATCAAAGGCATCGTCTGTACCGACACACATCCCAACGCACTGCTTATCCAGGATGAGTTTCTCCAGGTCAAATCCGTCGCCCAACTTATCGTGAACGCCATCAACGCCAAAAGCTAA
- a CDS encoding SusD/RagB family nutrient-binding outer membrane lipoprotein → MTNKILKYSSALLLLAAMAFTGCKKLDDINHDPTKPTTAEPQYLLAGAQKAAMDVLYSGLQNGYIAMHYAQYWSANSRTDDSRYKLDEGNNSTMWNNLYRISLNNLETIVRQNATLPATPQLAVQTAIARVSSCWIYQILADAYGNVPYSSTFQLDAGNLKPKYDDAKSIYGHLLDTLQAQIAVFDANKGVTATGDVIYNGSADKWAKLAHSLMLRIAMRMADADGAKAKQIIEAHYQQAFTSNDDNAQFVYLNAAPNKFPFNDSEREIPDFFVSATLVDYMQATGDPRLPIYARPSKDDKTLKGMPYGWASADAARPSPGHFSYPGIQIYSATMPGILMNYAEVEFILAEAAARGMTVGEASTHYTNGIRASVEYWKKLTNNTGITDAVVDKFVGGVPYDAADWRNVIGTQKWLALYPQGFQGWYERTRLNFKKPGGQAFFIAPVSGSMDQSAPFVPYRLTYLVTEQAQNQAAYTEAAQAIGGDQKGTKLWFNKF, encoded by the coding sequence ATGACCAACAAGATCCTGAAATATAGTTCCGCTTTACTGCTGCTGGCCGCCATGGCGTTCACCGGTTGTAAAAAGCTTGACGATATCAATCACGACCCAACCAAACCCACTACTGCGGAACCGCAGTACTTACTGGCCGGCGCGCAAAAAGCCGCAATGGACGTACTGTACAGCGGTCTGCAGAACGGGTACATTGCCATGCACTACGCCCAGTACTGGTCTGCCAATTCCCGGACAGATGACAGCCGCTACAAACTGGATGAAGGTAACAACTCCACCATGTGGAACAACCTTTATCGTATTTCGCTGAACAACCTGGAAACGATCGTGCGGCAAAACGCCACCCTGCCGGCAACGCCGCAGCTGGCCGTGCAAACAGCCATCGCCCGCGTATCTTCCTGCTGGATATACCAGATACTGGCCGACGCTTATGGCAATGTGCCTTACTCTTCCACTTTCCAGCTAGACGCAGGCAACCTTAAACCGAAGTATGATGATGCCAAAAGCATCTATGGCCATCTTCTTGATACGCTTCAGGCACAGATCGCCGTGTTCGACGCCAATAAAGGCGTCACCGCCACCGGCGATGTAATCTACAACGGCAGCGCCGACAAATGGGCCAAACTGGCACACTCGCTGATGCTCCGTATAGCCATGCGCATGGCCGATGCCGATGGCGCCAAAGCCAAACAGATCATCGAAGCCCACTATCAGCAGGCATTTACCAGCAATGACGATAATGCGCAGTTCGTATACCTGAATGCAGCGCCTAATAAATTCCCGTTCAACGATTCTGAAAGGGAAATACCAGACTTCTTCGTCAGCGCCACCCTGGTGGATTACATGCAGGCAACCGGCGATCCCCGGCTGCCTATTTATGCACGTCCCTCCAAAGATGATAAAACGCTGAAAGGCATGCCATATGGCTGGGCCAGCGCTGATGCCGCCAGGCCTTCCCCGGGTCACTTTTCCTACCCCGGCATACAGATCTACAGCGCTACCATGCCTGGTATCCTGATGAACTACGCCGAAGTGGAATTCATCCTGGCGGAAGCGGCTGCCCGCGGCATGACCGTAGGAGAGGCTTCTACCCACTACACCAACGGTATCAGGGCCTCTGTTGAATACTGGAAAAAACTGACCAACAACACCGGTATCACCGACGCTGTGGTTGATAAGTTTGTAGGAGGAGTACCTTACGATGCGGCCGACTGGCGCAATGTGATCGGTACCCAGAAATGGCTGGCATTGTATCCGCAAGGTTTCCAGGGCTGGTACGAGCGCACAAGGCTCAATTTCAAAAAACCGGGCGGTCAGGCATTTTTTATTGCACCGGTTTCAGGCAGCATGGACCAGTCAGCACCATTCGTGCCTTACCGCCTTACTTACCTGGTCACTGAACAGGCCCAAAACCAGGCTGCTTACACTGAAGCAGCACAGGCCATCGGTGGCGACCAGAAAGGCACCAAACTGTGGTTTAACAAATTCTAA
- a CDS encoding FecR family protein, which translates to MDKQLLDKYFKGQCTTQEAAAVENWLASADTMLLDEFMMGKWEEANAPVVMKPRVHPFWYGAAAAAVIGIIVSIAFFWQHRTGARPVAVKWDTLHNTSDNIQLFTMEDGSEVWLNTHSSIIYQNRYNKESRELWLHGEAYFKVTQDEQRPFLVHTGRLTTTVLGTVFNIATSNMADGSIQISLLEGKVAVSKPDAFNEVLLPGQMLNYTDGRQPQLTNFEKSDVLDWKKGKIYFNHTQLADALARLQQRYGCRIVLDDPSLGKKKISGEFSRDMSLEKILSTLGYVHDISFVRINDTTYQTQSK; encoded by the coding sequence ATGGATAAACAGTTACTGGACAAGTATTTTAAAGGGCAATGCACAACACAGGAAGCAGCCGCAGTTGAAAACTGGCTTGCTTCGGCAGACACGATGCTGCTGGACGAGTTTATGATGGGGAAATGGGAGGAAGCCAATGCGCCTGTTGTGATGAAACCCCGTGTACACCCGTTCTGGTATGGTGCCGCTGCGGCAGCCGTGATCGGTATCATTGTTTCCATCGCCTTTTTCTGGCAGCACCGTACCGGCGCGCGCCCTGTTGCCGTGAAATGGGACACCCTGCATAATACCAGCGACAACATACAATTGTTCACCATGGAGGATGGCAGTGAAGTCTGGCTCAATACACATTCGTCTATCATTTATCAGAACAGGTATAACAAGGAATCGAGGGAGTTATGGCTGCATGGTGAAGCTTATTTCAAGGTAACCCAAGACGAGCAGCGGCCTTTTCTGGTGCATACCGGCCGCCTGACCACCACTGTACTTGGTACGGTATTTAACATTGCCACTTCCAATATGGCCGATGGCAGTATTCAGATCAGCCTGTTGGAAGGGAAGGTGGCAGTGAGCAAACCAGATGCATTCAACGAAGTATTGTTGCCCGGTCAGATGTTGAACTATACAGATGGCAGACAGCCCCAGCTGACAAACTTCGAGAAGAGCGATGTGCTGGACTGGAAAAAAGGGAAAATTTATTTTAACCACACCCAACTGGCAGATGCATTGGCCCGGTTACAACAGCGCTATGGATGCAGGATTGTTCTGGACGATCCGTCGTTGGGCAAAAAGAAAATTTCAGGTGAATTCAGCCGGGATATGTCTTTGGAAAAAATACTATCCACATTAGGTTATGTACATGATATCTCATTCGTACGGATTAACGACACCACATACCAAACACAGAGTAAGTAG
- a CDS encoding SusC/RagA family TonB-linked outer membrane protein, translating to MRSHVLAWSGLCYAFFCYTPSSAYTKPERYLTVLQQPADTTVPVVIKPAAADTAAKPRQDTTKKPAQDSVKPTQDTSKPAQGTAKPAQDTSAPKQDSAKPKQDTGLILPPDDATIKKEIGQFTLNGLVKDDKATPVPGALIRNKTAGTNAQSDPDGKFAIKAKQNDTITITSPTFGDQTIIVEKKEPLTITLTPVNANKKVLGEVVVTALGIKKNPRSVGYAMQEVAGNAVQEAKEVNFVNALTGKVPGVQINTNTGSMGGSSKITIRGVKSILGDNNAFFVIDGVPMQNNSTNDPGQLNGGGGYDFGSPLQDINPEDIENISVLKGAAATALYGSRGANGVMLITTKKRPDVEKGIGVTYSLNAQIDQVYKLPTYQNMYGGGASPRFDTLYYNQHPEAFLNEQSAAYDDNNGKGRYDLMPQYYEDASWGPRLDGRLVRHYWSWDKDKGNPLFGQTAPWEAHPNNVKDFYRTGFTLTNNISMAGSNDKGGFRLSYGNMNQTFVLPNATTSRNNLSFNGNYEVTKGVRAVASMNYVGLKAKGRPGTGFTGPNPALQFTMFGQRQLDIEKEKNYQYSDGSQITWNRKSWSDPAVQFSNGPYWNRYMDYETDSRNRLFGYAGVDIDATKWLSFTGRVFMDDYNTLEEERTAKDYLIGGYIKRVRTSREMNYQVTADIKKDFGKEFQLNATVGGNIMHRKWTTTGGSTQQGLLVKNVYNLNNSVQPAKIIDDFAEKQINSVFATANLGYKNMLFLDLTGRSDWSSTLLSGNNQYFYPSASLSFVFSDLLKDWKWLTFGKVRGSLAAVGNDADPYRIYDTYEFLPPFGNYPATQASNTKYTRDLKPERTTEIETGVELKFLDNRIGVDFTYYRRRTKDQLIYLSLPAATGYTTAYANGGEVENKGIEIGLNLNPIRLKNGFRWDINANLARNRNKLLSMNIDQYNTNLPVYLIGTDRRTQKVSVVAMVGQPLGTLIGTDYTYLNGQRVVDEKGHYVPTTTSVPLGNAYPDYVGGVTNTFTYKGIYLSALVDFQHGGSFFSYTNLYGEKSGLLQTTVENNIRENGIVVPGVTADGRPNTVNITAQDHFAANGGNVISRANMYDASYIYLREAKIGYNLPESWYRRIGAQSARLSLYGRNLWLIKSNAPNVDPASIINSSSNIQGIEGGALPSLRSYGLNLNVSF from the coding sequence ATGAGAAGCCATGTACTAGCCTGGTCGGGGCTGTGCTATGCCTTTTTCTGCTATACTCCCAGCAGCGCATACACGAAACCCGAAAGGTATCTCACCGTCCTGCAGCAGCCTGCGGATACTACCGTTCCGGTTGTTATCAAGCCAGCTGCTGCCGACACTGCCGCCAAACCCAGGCAGGATACCACCAAAAAACCCGCGCAGGATTCCGTGAAACCCACACAGGATACCAGTAAACCTGCTCAAGGCACTGCGAAACCCGCACAGGATACTTCGGCACCCAAACAAGATTCCGCAAAACCGAAACAAGATACAGGACTGATCCTTCCGCCCGATGATGCCACCATCAAAAAGGAGATCGGACAGTTCACGCTCAACGGCCTCGTAAAGGACGATAAAGCTACGCCCGTTCCCGGTGCCCTCATCCGTAACAAGACCGCCGGCACTAACGCCCAGTCCGATCCGGATGGTAAATTCGCCATCAAAGCCAAACAAAACGACACCATCACGATAACTTCACCAACGTTCGGAGACCAGACGATCATCGTGGAGAAAAAAGAACCGCTGACCATCACCCTTACCCCTGTAAATGCCAACAAAAAAGTATTGGGAGAAGTGGTAGTTACCGCCCTCGGTATCAAGAAAAACCCACGCTCCGTAGGTTATGCCATGCAGGAAGTAGCCGGCAACGCGGTACAGGAAGCGAAAGAAGTGAACTTCGTCAATGCCCTCACCGGTAAAGTACCCGGCGTACAAATCAATACCAACACCGGCTCCATGGGAGGCTCCTCTAAAATCACCATCCGTGGCGTAAAATCCATCCTCGGCGATAACAACGCCTTCTTCGTGATAGATGGTGTGCCCATGCAGAACAACAGCACCAACGATCCCGGACAGCTCAACGGCGGCGGTGGCTACGACTTCGGCAGCCCCCTCCAGGACATCAACCCGGAAGACATCGAAAACATCTCCGTGCTGAAAGGCGCAGCCGCAACAGCCCTCTACGGAAGCCGCGGCGCTAACGGCGTTATGCTCATCACCACCAAAAAACGCCCGGACGTGGAAAAAGGCATCGGCGTAACCTACAGCCTCAATGCCCAGATCGATCAGGTGTACAAACTGCCTACCTACCAAAACATGTATGGTGGCGGTGCTAGCCCACGCTTCGATACGCTCTATTATAACCAGCACCCGGAAGCTTTCCTTAACGAACAAAGCGCTGCATACGACGATAATAACGGTAAAGGCCGCTATGACCTCATGCCACAGTACTACGAAGATGCCTCCTGGGGCCCGCGCCTGGATGGCCGCCTCGTACGCCACTACTGGTCATGGGACAAAGACAAGGGCAACCCGCTCTTCGGTCAGACCGCTCCATGGGAAGCACATCCCAATAATGTGAAGGATTTCTACCGCACCGGCTTTACGCTCACTAATAATATATCCATGGCCGGTAGTAACGATAAAGGCGGTTTCCGCCTGTCTTACGGTAACATGAACCAGACCTTTGTGCTGCCCAATGCTACCACCAGCCGTAACAACCTGTCCTTCAACGGTAACTACGAAGTCACCAAAGGTGTTAGGGCAGTGGCTTCCATGAACTACGTAGGACTGAAAGCCAAAGGCCGCCCAGGTACCGGTTTTACCGGCCCTAACCCGGCCCTTCAGTTTACCATGTTCGGACAACGCCAGCTCGATATCGAAAAAGAAAAAAACTACCAGTACAGCGACGGATCACAGATCACCTGGAACCGTAAGTCATGGAGCGATCCTGCTGTACAGTTCAGCAACGGCCCCTACTGGAACCGTTATATGGACTATGAAACTGACAGCCGTAACCGCCTCTTCGGTTACGCCGGCGTAGACATCGACGCTACCAAATGGCTGTCCTTCACCGGCCGCGTATTCATGGACGACTATAATACCCTTGAAGAAGAAAGAACAGCTAAAGATTATCTCATAGGCGGCTATATCAAAAGGGTACGCACTTCCCGTGAAATGAACTATCAGGTGACTGCCGATATTAAAAAAGACTTCGGTAAGGAATTCCAGCTGAATGCCACAGTAGGCGGCAATATCATGCACCGCAAGTGGACCACCACCGGCGGTAGCACCCAACAAGGCCTGCTGGTAAAGAACGTATACAACCTGAACAACTCTGTACAACCAGCTAAGATCATCGACGATTTCGCCGAAAAACAGATCAACTCCGTTTTCGCTACCGCCAACCTGGGTTATAAGAACATGCTGTTCCTCGACCTTACCGGCCGCAGCGACTGGAGCTCTACGCTGTTAAGTGGCAACAATCAATACTTCTACCCGTCAGCATCCCTTTCTTTCGTGTTCTCCGATCTGCTGAAAGACTGGAAATGGCTGACCTTCGGTAAGGTAAGAGGAAGCCTCGCTGCCGTAGGTAATGACGCCGATCCATACAGGATCTACGACACCTACGAGTTCCTGCCGCCTTTTGGCAACTATCCGGCTACACAGGCTTCCAATACCAAATACACCAGAGACCTGAAGCCTGAACGCACTACCGAAATAGAAACCGGGGTGGAACTGAAATTCCTCGACAACCGTATAGGCGTTGACTTTACCTACTATCGCCGCCGGACCAAAGATCAGCTGATCTATCTGTCCCTGCCGGCCGCCACCGGTTATACTACGGCATATGCCAACGGTGGTGAAGTGGAAAACAAGGGTATTGAAATTGGCCTTAACCTGAACCCCATCCGCCTGAAAAACGGCTTCCGCTGGGATATCAACGCCAACCTGGCCCGCAACCGCAATAAGTTGCTCAGCATGAACATCGACCAGTACAATACCAACCTTCCTGTGTATCTCATCGGCACCGACCGCCGTACACAGAAAGTTTCTGTAGTGGCCATGGTAGGGCAACCGCTGGGCACGCTCATCGGTACCGACTACACGTACCTGAACGGACAGCGGGTTGTGGATGAAAAAGGCCACTATGTTCCCACCACTACCAGTGTTCCGCTTGGTAACGCCTATCCGGATTATGTAGGCGGTGTCACCAACACCTTCACTTACAAAGGCATCTACCTGTCAGCATTGGTCGACTTCCAGCATGGCGGCAGCTTCTTCTCCTATACTAACCTGTACGGAGAGAAATCCGGCCTGTTACAGACCACCGTGGAAAACAATATCCGCGAAAACGGCATCGTAGTGCCGGGCGTAACTGCAGACGGCCGTCCTAACACGGTTAACATTACCGCCCAGGACCACTTCGCTGCCAACGGCGGTAACGTTATCAGCCGGGCCAATATGTACGATGCCAGCTATATCTACCTGAGAGAAGCTAAAATTGGTTATAACCTGCCGGAATCATGGTACCGGAGAATCGGCGCCCAAAGTGCCCGCCTCTCCCTGTATGGCCGTAACCTGTGGCTGATCAAGTCCAACGCGCCTAACGTCGATCCGGCCAGCATCATCAACTCCTCTTCCAATATACAGGGGATTGAAGGTGGAGCACTGCCTTCGCTGCGCTCCTATGGTTTAAACCTGAATGTATCATTCTAA
- a CDS encoding DUF2490 domain-containing protein, giving the protein MKKVLLLLAVIALSRYATAQETTHAYQHWYTYFGNVKINQRWSVPFDIQGRIRDGISNKGQLLMRGGLQYAITPQHQVLLGYAFVPTYNNVSNTWLPEHRLFEQYIYKAPKIDMTHRFRLEQRWVAQPNSPDAAHAIGDWKYGNRFRYFNRTQLNIRHQQQATRFYVALQDEIFLNLWGNDISNLFFDQNRFLAAFGYKLSGSLKADIGYMNQFVQGGNGARNMNHILHFAVFQQL; this is encoded by the coding sequence ATGAAGAAAGTACTGTTATTACTGGCCGTAATAGCCCTGTCACGCTATGCTACGGCCCAAGAGACCACGCATGCCTATCAACACTGGTACACTTATTTTGGGAATGTAAAAATCAATCAGCGCTGGTCTGTCCCGTTTGATATACAGGGGCGTATTCGCGACGGTATCAGCAACAAAGGACAGCTATTGATGAGGGGAGGGCTGCAATATGCCATTACGCCACAACATCAGGTATTATTGGGTTATGCCTTTGTGCCCACCTATAACAATGTCAGCAATACCTGGCTGCCGGAGCACCGCCTTTTCGAACAATACATCTATAAAGCGCCGAAAATAGACATGACGCACCGCTTCCGGCTGGAACAGCGCTGGGTGGCCCAGCCAAACAGCCCTGATGCCGCCCACGCTATCGGCGACTGGAAATACGGCAACCGTTTTCGTTATTTCAACCGTACCCAGCTCAATATAAGGCACCAGCAGCAGGCCACACGCTTTTATGTAGCCTTGCAGGACGAAATATTCCTGAATTTATGGGGAAATGACATCAGCAACCTCTTCTTTGACCAGAACCGCTTTCTGGCCGCTTTTGGCTATAAACTCAGCGGTTCCCTCAAAGCCGACATCGGGTATATGAACCAGTTTGTCCAGGGAGGCAATGGCGCGCGAAATATGAACCACATATTGCACTTCGCGGTTTTCCAGCAACTGTAA